In one Cyclopterus lumpus isolate fCycLum1 chromosome 24, fCycLum1.pri, whole genome shotgun sequence genomic region, the following are encoded:
- the atp5mpl gene encoding ATP synthase subunit ATP5MPL, mitochondrial, translated as MAGRAFASWWSKMGPYYTKAYQEMWVGIGIMSYLYYKVSYGGTKAVKEKPSH; from the exons ATGGCTGGACGCGCTTTTGCCAGTTGGTGGTCCAAGATGGGCCCTTACTACACTAAGGCCTACCAGGAGATGTGGGTGGGCATCGGCATCATGTCGTACCTGTACTACAAAGTTTCATATGGAG GCACAAAGGCTGTGAAGGAAA AGCCTTCCCATTGA